One genomic segment of Ancylobacter sp. IITR112 includes these proteins:
- a CDS encoding ABC transporter ATP-binding protein: MAAAVELEGVNVTFGDFVAVREANLTIEPGEFFSFLGPSGCGKTTLLRTISGFIEPTRGQVKIGGQDMKGIGPNKRPTALIFQNLALFPMMTVAENIGYGLRVRGVPRHERDEKVKNLLIQVALAEHGHKKVSELSGGQKQRVAIARALAVEPSVLLLDEPLSALDLKLRQHMRSELRAIQKRVGITFIYITHDQGEALTMSDRIAVMNAGVIEQVGDGRAVYAEPRTPFVASFVGENNRIRGRVSHVEEGFATLDTPLGTLKGRNPVGLGIGQEALLFVRPEAMRLRANGGTAGFTGEALDVAYEGSVTHITLRAKSGQKVTASVGAGVPLPSVGEELRLGFTAADGLVLALGEGQAR, from the coding sequence ATGGCCGCTGCCGTCGAGCTTGAGGGCGTCAATGTCACCTTCGGCGATTTCGTCGCCGTCAGGGAGGCGAACCTCACCATCGAGCCGGGCGAGTTCTTCTCCTTCCTCGGCCCGTCCGGCTGCGGCAAGACCACACTTCTGCGCACCATTTCCGGCTTCATCGAGCCCACGCGGGGGCAGGTGAAGATCGGTGGCCAGGACATGAAGGGCATCGGCCCGAACAAGCGGCCGACCGCGCTGATCTTCCAGAATCTCGCCCTGTTCCCGATGATGACGGTGGCGGAGAATATCGGCTACGGCCTCAGGGTGCGCGGCGTTCCCCGGCACGAGCGCGACGAGAAGGTGAAGAACCTGCTGATCCAGGTCGCGCTCGCCGAGCACGGCCACAAGAAGGTGTCGGAACTTTCCGGCGGCCAGAAGCAGCGCGTCGCCATCGCCCGGGCGCTGGCGGTGGAGCCTTCTGTGCTGCTGCTGGACGAGCCGCTCTCCGCGCTCGACCTCAAGCTGCGCCAGCATATGCGCAGCGAATTGCGCGCCATCCAGAAGCGGGTCGGCATCACCTTCATCTACATCACCCATGACCAGGGCGAGGCGCTGACCATGTCGGACCGCATCGCTGTCATGAATGCCGGCGTGATCGAGCAGGTCGGCGATGGCCGCGCCGTTTATGCCGAGCCACGCACGCCCTTCGTCGCCTCCTTCGTCGGCGAGAACAACCGCATTCGCGGGCGGGTGAGCCATGTGGAAGAGGGCTTCGCTACGCTCGACACGCCGCTCGGCACGCTGAAAGGGCGCAACCCGGTGGGGCTGGGTATCGGGCAGGAGGCGCTGCTGTTCGTGCGGCCGGAAGCAATGCGGCTGCGCGCCAATGGCGGCACCGCCGGCTTCACCGGCGAGGCGCTGGATGTCGCCTATGAGGGCAGCGTCACCCACATCACGCTGCGGGCGAAGAGCGGGCAGAAGGTGACGGCGAGCGTCGGCGCCGGCGTGCCGCTGCCCAGCGTCGGCGAAGAACTGCGGCTCGGCTTCACCGCCGCGGATGGGCTGGTGCTGGCCCTGGGGGAAGGACAGGCGCGATGA
- the obgE gene encoding GTPase ObgE: MKFLDQAKIYVRAGDGGAGCLSFRREKFIEFGGPDGGDGGRGGDVWIECVDGLNTLIDYRYQQHFKAKKGGYGMGKNRAGAKGDDVVLKVPAGTEVLEEDGETVLADLTEVGQRIRFLKGGNGGFGNAHFQTSTNQAPRRANPGQEGEERWIILRLKLIADAGLVGLPNAGKSTFLAATTAAKPKVADYPFTTLHPGLGVVKVDGREFVLADIPGLIEGAHEGVGLGDRFLAHIERCRVLLHLVDGTSEHAGKAYKTVRAELDAYGAGLEDKPEIVALTKIDSLDAETLKAQMDRLKRAAKKKPLALSAATGEGVREALRALLGIIDEGRAEEADKVVPEPWRP; this comes from the coding sequence ATGAAGTTTCTTGACCAGGCCAAGATTTATGTCCGCGCCGGCGATGGCGGCGCGGGCTGCCTCTCGTTCCGGCGCGAGAAATTCATCGAATTCGGCGGCCCCGACGGCGGCGATGGGGGGAGGGGGGGGGATGTGTGGATCGAGTGTGTCGATGGGCTCAACACGCTCATCGACTACCGCTACCAACAGCACTTCAAAGCCAAAAAAGGCGGCTACGGCATGGGAAAGAACCGCGCCGGGGCCAAAGGCGACGATGTTGTGCTAAAAGTGCCGGCGGGCACCGAGGTTCTTGAGGAGGACGGTGAGACCGTTCTGGCCGATCTGACCGAGGTCGGCCAGCGCATCCGCTTCCTGAAAGGCGGCAATGGCGGCTTCGGCAACGCGCATTTCCAGACCTCGACCAACCAGGCCCCGCGCCGCGCCAATCCCGGCCAGGAGGGCGAGGAGCGCTGGATCATCCTGCGTCTCAAGCTGATCGCCGATGCCGGCCTTGTCGGCCTGCCCAATGCCGGCAAGTCGACCTTCCTCGCCGCCACCACCGCGGCCAAGCCCAAGGTGGCGGACTATCCCTTCACCACGCTCCACCCCGGCCTCGGCGTCGTGAAGGTGGACGGGCGCGAATTCGTCCTCGCCGACATTCCCGGTCTCATCGAGGGTGCGCATGAGGGCGTCGGCCTCGGCGACCGGTTCCTCGCCCATATCGAGCGCTGCCGCGTGCTGCTGCACCTTGTCGACGGCACCAGCGAGCATGCCGGCAAGGCCTACAAGACCGTGCGCGCCGAGCTCGACGCCTATGGCGCCGGCCTGGAGGACAAGCCGGAGATCGTCGCCCTCACCAAGATCGATTCGCTCGATGCCGAGACGCTGAAGGCGCAGATGGACCGGCTGAAGCGCGCGGCGAAGAAGAAGCCGCTGGCGCTTTCCGCCGCCACCGGCGAGGGCGTGCGCGAGGCGCTGCGTGCGCTGCTCGGCATCATCGACGAGGGTCGCGCGGAAGAAGCCGACAAGGTGGTGCCGGAACCCTGGCGCCCGTGA
- a CDS encoding serine hydrolase domain-containing protein, producing the protein MHRRSLLAAPLLLLTPRLGLAQDAPAPDAAPPALNAVLDRAGTLEPLRTVLVSRNGETLAARGYSGGRVDRPTNIKSASKSILAMLAGIAIDKGVLEGTEQKIAPLLKADLPADPDPRLYEITLGNLLSMQAGLERTSGAFYGAWIASPNWVRAALARPFVDEPGGQMLYSTGSSHLVSAILTRASGRSTLALARDWLGPIEGFEIADWERDPQGIYFGGNQMAMRPTSLLAFTETCRNSGRNRAGEQVIPEAWIAQCWQARTQSRFTGDAYGYGWFTRAIDGARAHYGWGYGGQMLYVVPERGVSLVMTSTTDAPSGRTGHRDDVHALAGDVLAALR; encoded by the coding sequence ATGCACCGTCGTTCCCTGCTTGCCGCTCCGCTGCTTCTGCTCACCCCGCGCCTCGGCCTTGCACAAGATGCGCCCGCGCCTGACGCCGCCCCTCCCGCGCTGAACGCGGTGCTCGACCGCGCCGGCACGCTCGAACCCTTGCGCACCGTGCTGGTCAGCCGGAACGGCGAAACGCTGGCCGCGCGCGGCTATAGCGGCGGGCGGGTGGACCGGCCGACCAACATCAAATCCGCCTCGAAAAGCATTCTTGCCATGCTCGCCGGCATCGCCATTGATAAAGGCGTGCTGGAGGGGACGGAGCAGAAGATCGCCCCGCTGCTGAAGGCCGACCTGCCTGCCGACCCCGACCCGCGCCTTTATGAGATCACGCTCGGCAACCTTCTCTCCATGCAGGCGGGGCTGGAGCGCACCTCTGGCGCCTTTTATGGCGCGTGGATCGCCAGCCCCAACTGGGTGCGCGCCGCGCTGGCGCGGCCTTTTGTCGATGAACCGGGTGGGCAGATGCTCTATTCCACCGGCTCCTCGCATCTCGTCTCCGCCATCCTCACCCGGGCGAGCGGGCGCTCGACGCTGGCGCTGGCGCGGGATTGGCTCGGGCCAATCGAGGGCTTCGAAATCGCCGATTGGGAGCGCGATCCTCAGGGCATTTATTTCGGCGGCAACCAGATGGCGATGCGGCCGACCTCGCTGCTCGCCTTCACTGAAACCTGCCGCAATAGCGGGCGCAACCGGGCCGGGGAACAGGTGATCCCGGAAGCGTGGATCGCCCAATGCTGGCAGGCGCGCACGCAATCGCGCTTCACCGGCGACGCCTATGGCTATGGCTGGTTCACAAGGGCGATCGACGGCGCGCGCGCGCATTATGGCTGGGGCTATGGCGGGCAGATGCTCTATGTGGTGCCGGAACGCGGCGTCTCGCTTGTCATGACCTCCACGACAGACGCCCCCTCCGGCCGCACCGGGCATCGGGACGATGTGCACGCGCTCGCCGGGGACGTGCTCGCCGCGCTGCGGTGA
- a CDS encoding ATP-dependent endonuclease has product MLKTVFVENFMRLNERVSIDLGPVTVLVGANGSGKSSILKAVHWSIRCATLRDASGKTTLEQMDYTPSREFLELAHKKRIQNKEDLPKIKVGFIDDHGNETVISINAARNEAGARTVISGPLATALTDEQPQTAYIPGLAGLAEVETVLASPVLHRRAASGEGGSVLRHILLDLAGTGSGSGYTELNELNSWVGKVINGVRFWVKFDRLRDVNIDAQFWTPDMKAPGKNIAQQRKPLEMAGTGFLQVVQIFAYLLKFKPRLLLIDEPDAHLHPGTQELLIKSIEEAAVQFPDTQFLLTTHSPNLVRACGAETRVHWINDGLIRSEDEQRIRLRMGWGALDKEIILFSEDEKINLMQSLISQWPDLSRKVLVWPTFGAGGLPSGEALAKLRKALGIGVLVHRDRDFMSDEDCTAWCEKKGYIANDIPVWITPGSDIEASFVNDEHISVSFGVDREVAKSFIEQAIVNMDAREIERDFNNALAAAISGISGDNRSIISERWRDLGGVGRETIKGKVLLSSIEVIIRALYRDTPESRRLALLPRIRFATADYPVCLCLKGKIIEAIAGGARGR; this is encoded by the coding sequence ATGCTGAAGACGGTTTTTGTCGAAAATTTTATGCGCCTGAATGAGAGGGTTTCAATAGATCTGGGTCCAGTAACCGTTTTAGTCGGGGCTAATGGTTCTGGAAAATCCTCAATATTGAAGGCCGTCCATTGGTCGATACGCTGTGCAACTCTGAGGGACGCCAGCGGTAAGACTACTCTTGAACAAATGGACTACACTCCGAGTAGGGAGTTCCTTGAGCTCGCGCATAAGAAGCGAATCCAAAACAAGGAAGACCTTCCAAAAATAAAGGTCGGATTCATTGACGATCACGGTAATGAAACTGTCATTAGTATAAATGCTGCGCGCAATGAAGCAGGAGCTCGGACCGTAATTTCGGGTCCGCTAGCTACAGCACTTACAGATGAACAGCCGCAGACTGCATATATCCCAGGCCTGGCTGGCCTTGCAGAGGTAGAAACAGTTCTAGCAAGTCCAGTGTTGCATCGACGAGCAGCTTCTGGCGAAGGGGGTTCTGTTCTCCGTCATATCTTGCTTGACTTGGCAGGAACTGGGTCTGGTTCTGGTTACACGGAGCTAAATGAGCTGAATAGTTGGGTTGGTAAGGTTATAAATGGAGTTCGATTTTGGGTTAAGTTTGACAGATTGCGTGATGTAAACATCGATGCACAGTTCTGGACGCCGGATATGAAGGCCCCAGGTAAAAATATAGCCCAGCAGCGCAAGCCGCTTGAGATGGCGGGAACGGGCTTTCTTCAAGTTGTACAGATTTTTGCTTATTTATTGAAATTTAAACCGAGACTTCTCTTGATCGATGAGCCAGATGCGCATTTGCATCCCGGAACTCAAGAGCTTTTAATCAAATCAATTGAAGAGGCGGCGGTTCAATTTCCTGATACGCAATTTCTACTTACCACACATTCGCCTAATTTAGTTCGTGCGTGCGGGGCCGAAACTAGGGTTCATTGGATAAATGATGGCTTAATACGTTCTGAAGACGAGCAGCGAATTCGTCTGAGAATGGGGTGGGGCGCCTTAGATAAGGAGATAATACTCTTTTCAGAAGATGAGAAGATAAATTTGATGCAATCTCTGATATCTCAATGGCCGGATCTTAGCAGAAAGGTACTTGTCTGGCCAACATTTGGAGCAGGTGGATTGCCGAGTGGAGAGGCATTGGCGAAATTAAGAAAAGCTCTTGGTATCGGCGTGCTTGTGCATCGTGACCGTGATTTCATGTCTGATGAAGATTGTACAGCTTGGTGTGAAAAGAAAGGGTATATTGCGAACGATATTCCCGTGTGGATCACGCCCGGATCAGATATTGAGGCATCATTTGTAAATGATGAACATATTTCTGTCTCCTTTGGAGTAGATAGGGAAGTTGCCAAGTCATTTATTGAACAAGCAATTGTTAATATGGATGCAAGAGAAATTGAGCGCGATTTCAATAACGCGTTAGCGGCTGCAATATCCGGAATTTCTGGAGATAATAGAAGTATAATATCCGAAAGATGGCGTGATCTAGGTGGCGTTGGTAGAGAGACAATTAAAGGGAAGGTGCTTCTATCATCTATAGAAGTGATAATTAGGGCTCTTTATAGGGATACTCCGGAGTCGAGGAGGCTTGCGCTTTTGCCTAGAATCAGATTTGCGACCGCCGATTATCCCGTTTGTCTCTGTCTTAAAGGCAAAATCATTGAAGCAATTGCCGGTGGTGCACGTGGGCGATGA
- a CDS encoding ABC transporter permease, protein MIPGPFQRVMFALYTVIFFLYLLGPLAVMAVSAFNTPQYPQVWPIEGLTLDWFAALFADQDMMTGLRMSLWIGLLVVCISVPIGLAGAIIMTQIQPRVRSLYYLVVVSPVLTPGIIIGISTVVFWRQFTGQTGTRFLYDGVVLTVLGQASFISAYCMLIILARLQRFDRSQEEAALDLGASYPQVFHHILLPFLKPALASAAVLAFLSSFENYNTTTFAILSDKTLTTVLAGRVRQGSTPAISALAVVIVAVTVIGAIAYEIYKRRADAAAARRQRAALEAEEAELTGAPTPAMG, encoded by the coding sequence ATGATTCCGGGTCCGTTCCAGCGGGTGATGTTCGCGCTCTACACGGTGATCTTCTTCCTCTATCTGCTGGGGCCGTTGGCGGTGATGGCGGTATCCGCCTTCAACACCCCGCAATACCCGCAGGTCTGGCCGATCGAGGGGCTGACTCTCGACTGGTTCGCGGCGCTGTTCGCCGACCAGGACATGATGACCGGCCTGAGGATGAGCCTGTGGATCGGGCTGCTGGTGGTGTGCATTTCCGTGCCGATCGGGCTCGCCGGCGCCATCATCATGACGCAGATCCAGCCGCGGGTGCGCTCGCTCTATTATCTCGTCGTCGTCTCGCCGGTGCTCACTCCCGGCATCATCATCGGCATTTCCACCGTGGTGTTCTGGCGTCAGTTCACCGGGCAGACCGGCACGCGCTTTCTCTATGACGGCGTGGTGCTGACCGTTCTGGGCCAGGCGAGCTTCATCTCCGCCTATTGCATGCTGATCATCCTCGCCCGGCTGCAGCGCTTCGACCGCTCGCAGGAAGAGGCGGCGCTGGACCTCGGGGCGAGCTACCCGCAGGTGTTCCACCACATATTGCTGCCCTTCCTCAAGCCGGCGCTGGCCTCGGCGGCGGTGCTGGCCTTCCTCTCCTCTTTCGAGAACTACAACACCACCACCTTTGCCATCCTCTCCGACAAGACCCTGACCACCGTGCTCGCCGGGCGGGTGCGGCAGGGCTCGACGCCCGCCATCTCCGCGCTGGCGGTGGTGATCGTGGCGGTGACGGTGATCGGCGCCATCGCCTATGAGATCTATAAGCGACGGGCCGACGCGGCCGCCGCGCGGCGCCAGCGGGCAGCGCTGGAAGCGGAGGAGGCCGAGCTTACCGGCGCGCCGACGCCGGCCATGGGGTGA
- a CDS encoding ABC transporter permease, translated as MNGSLAFVFGLPLAVVVLFFALSAYERRMGVATGPGFFQRNGLAVGLYLVLAVGFWAFFIILLPQLAMVDMSFRPKLPPSQMGGPKDLYTLENYRYFLFGSTTSTAEWNWLHIKAFFLTIGVSIIITLINFAICYPLAFHMAQSASAARLRILLLLLILPYWVNEILRAFAFRVLLSSGGIINQMLMGAGLTSEPIDFLGADVGLYMGLSYAYLLMMIFPLYNAIESLDKNQVEAARDLGAPWWHIHAFIVLPHAKPGIASGCTLVFMLTAGALAAPLVLGGPRTLWFTPIVYDRFYQAFNWPQGAAYAFILLVSCILFVLVVLKAFRLSLGEITR; from the coding sequence ATGAATGGCAGCCTCGCCTTCGTCTTCGGCCTGCCGCTGGCGGTCGTTGTGCTGTTCTTCGCGCTGAGCGCCTATGAGCGGCGCATGGGCGTGGCGACCGGCCCCGGCTTCTTCCAGCGCAACGGCCTCGCAGTCGGGCTCTATCTCGTTCTCGCTGTCGGCTTCTGGGCCTTCTTCATCATCCTGCTGCCGCAGCTCGCCATGGTGGACATGTCGTTCCGCCCGAAGCTGCCGCCCTCGCAGATGGGCGGGCCGAAGGACCTCTACACGCTGGAGAATTACCGCTACTTCCTGTTCGGCTCCACCACCTCCACCGCCGAATGGAACTGGCTGCACATCAAGGCCTTCTTCCTCACCATCGGGGTGAGCATCATCATCACCCTGATCAATTTCGCCATCTGCTACCCGCTGGCTTTCCACATGGCACAGTCGGCGAGCGCGGCGCGGCTGCGCATCCTGCTGCTGCTGCTGATTTTGCCCTATTGGGTGAACGAGATCCTGCGCGCCTTCGCCTTCCGGGTGCTGCTCTCCTCCGGTGGCATCATCAACCAGATGCTGATGGGCGCGGGCCTCACCTCCGAGCCGATCGACTTCCTCGGGGCCGATGTCGGGCTCTATATGGGCCTTTCCTACGCCTATCTCCTGATGATGATCTTCCCGCTCTACAACGCCATTGAAAGCCTGGACAAGAATCAGGTGGAGGCGGCGCGGGATCTCGGGGCGCCGTGGTGGCACATCCACGCCTTCATCGTGCTGCCGCATGCCAAGCCGGGCATCGCCTCGGGCTGCACGCTGGTATTCATGCTCACCGCCGGGGCGCTGGCGGCGCCCCTCGTGCTGGGCGGGCCGCGCACGCTGTGGTTCACCCCCATCGTCTATGATCGCTTCTACCAGGCCTTCAATTGGCCGCAGGGGGCGGCTTATGCCTTCATCCTGCTGGTGAGCTGCATTCTGTTCGTGCTGGTGGTGCTCAAGGCGTTCCGGCTCAGCCTTGGAGAAATCACGCGATGA
- the selA gene encoding L-seryl-tRNA(Sec) selenium transferase translates to MDAPSRPASPSPRDLPSVDRVLATPAGQSAVEMFGRAPATSAIRAALQELRACLLAGRLAALPSADHVALAATEALERGARSRLRPVYNLTGTVLHTNLGRAVLSEEAVEAATQAMRAAVALEYDLATGKRGERDDHVRDLLIDLTGAEDATVVNNNAAAVLLVLNTLGLGREAIVSRGELIEIGGAFRMPDIMARAGVKLVEVGTTNRTHSRDYAGALNEATGLVLKVHTSNYRIEGFTKEVPARELAEMARARGVPLVNDLGSGTLFDLARLGLAHEPTVREAVAEGADIVTFSGDKLLGGPQTGFIVGRADLIAAINRNPMKRALRVDKIRLAALEATLKLYRDPERLAARLPTLRLLARTRAEIAARAHELAEPVAAALGEEFDIEIVDCTSQIGSGALPLETLPSAGFAIRPAAEASGGRLNALAGALRALPAPVIGRISEGALILDLRCLEDEAGFLASLAGLEVPA, encoded by the coding sequence ATGGACGCGCCCTCCCGTCCCGCCTCCCCCAGCCCGCGCGACCTGCCCTCGGTCGACCGCGTGCTCGCCACGCCCGCCGGCCAGAGCGCGGTGGAGATGTTCGGCCGCGCCCCGGCCACCTCGGCCATCCGCGCCGCGCTGCAGGAACTGCGCGCCTGCCTGTTGGCGGGCCGGCTCGCGGCCCTGCCCTCGGCCGACCATGTCGCTCTCGCCGCCACCGAGGCGCTGGAGCGTGGCGCCCGCTCGCGCCTGCGCCCGGTCTACAATCTCACCGGCACGGTGCTGCACACCAATCTCGGCCGCGCCGTGCTGTCGGAAGAAGCGGTGGAAGCAGCGACGCAGGCCATGCGCGCCGCCGTGGCGCTGGAATATGACCTCGCCACCGGCAAGCGCGGCGAGCGCGACGACCATGTGCGCGACCTGCTGATCGACCTCACCGGGGCGGAAGACGCCACCGTGGTCAATAACAACGCCGCCGCCGTGCTTCTCGTGCTGAACACGCTGGGCCTCGGACGCGAGGCCATCGTCTCGCGCGGCGAACTGATCGAGATCGGCGGCGCCTTCCGCATGCCTGACATCATGGCCCGCGCGGGGGTGAAGCTCGTCGAGGTCGGGACCACCAACCGCACGCACTCCCGGGACTATGCCGGCGCGCTGAACGAGGCGACCGGGCTGGTGCTGAAGGTGCACACCTCGAACTACCGCATCGAGGGCTTCACCAAGGAAGTGCCGGCGCGGGAGCTGGCGGAGATGGCCCGGGCGCGCGGCGTGCCGCTCGTCAATGATCTCGGCTCCGGCACGCTTTTCGATCTCGCCCGCCTCGGCCTCGCCCATGAACCCACGGTGCGGGAGGCGGTGGCGGAGGGGGCGGACATCGTCACCTTTTCCGGCGACAAGTTGCTCGGCGGGCCGCAGACCGGCTTCATCGTCGGCCGTGCCGACCTTATCGCCGCCATCAACAGGAACCCGATGAAGCGGGCGCTGCGGGTCGACAAGATCCGCCTCGCCGCGCTGGAAGCGACGTTGAAGCTCTACCGCGACCCGGAGCGGCTCGCCGCGCGCCTGCCGACGTTGCGGCTGCTGGCGCGCACCCGAGCGGAGATCGCCGCCCGCGCCCATGAACTGGCCGAGCCGGTCGCCGCGGCACTCGGCGAGGAATTCGACATCGAGATCGTCGACTGCACCAGCCAGATCGGCTCCGGCGCGCTGCCGCTGGAAACCCTGCCCAGCGCCGGCTTCGCCATCCGCCCGGCGGCGGAAGCTTCCGGCGGGCGGCTCAACGCGCTGGCGGGCGCGCTGCGCGCCCTGCCCGCCCCGGTCATCGGCCGCATCAGCGAGGGCGCGCTGATTCTCGACCTGCGCTGCCTGGAGGACGAGGCCGGCTTCCTCGCCAGCCTCGCCGGTCTTGAGGTGCCGGCATGA
- the proB gene encoding glutamate 5-kinase has translation MTLSTDAAANALAVPEATPAAPQLAGFRRIVVKVGSALLVDSARGALRHAWLAALAEDVAHLHREGREVLVVSSGAIALGRNVLGLPRRPLKLEESQAAAAVGQIALARAWSEALAHEGVAAGQILITLGDTEERRRYLNARSTIAKLMELKVVPVINENDTVATSEIRYGDNDRLAARVAGMTSADLLILLSDIDGLYTAPPNEDPEARLIPVVPRITAEIEAMAGGAGTELSRGGMKTKIEAGKIATTAGAHMVIASGKVKNPIRAIETGARCTWFLAPANPVASRKRWIAGALEPRGVLHLDAGAVAALRRGSSLLPAGVTRIEGTFSRGDAVVLRGPDGAEVGRGLVAYDHDHAERLKGRSSDEIAGITGFEGRTAMVHRDDLVLGGG, from the coding sequence ATGACCCTTTCCACCGACGCCGCCGCCAACGCCCTTGCCGTTCCTGAGGCGACCCCCGCCGCGCCGCAGCTTGCCGGCTTCCGCCGCATCGTGGTCAAGGTCGGCTCGGCCCTGCTGGTGGATTCCGCGCGCGGCGCGCTGCGCCATGCCTGGCTGGCGGCGCTGGCGGAAGATGTGGCCCATCTCCACCGCGAGGGGCGGGAGGTGCTGGTGGTCTCCTCAGGCGCCATCGCGCTCGGGCGCAATGTGCTGGGCCTGCCGCGCCGGCCGCTGAAGCTGGAGGAAAGCCAGGCCGCCGCCGCCGTGGGGCAGATCGCGCTGGCGCGCGCCTGGTCGGAAGCCCTCGCGCATGAAGGCGTCGCCGCCGGGCAGATCCTCATCACCCTGGGCGACACCGAGGAGCGGCGGCGCTATCTCAACGCCCGCTCGACCATCGCGAAGCTCATGGAGCTGAAGGTCGTCCCCGTCATCAACGAGAACGACACGGTGGCGACCTCGGAAATCCGCTATGGCGACAATGACCGGCTCGCCGCCCGCGTCGCCGGCATGACCAGCGCCGATTTGCTCATCCTGCTCTCGGATATTGACGGGCTCTACACCGCCCCGCCGAATGAAGACCCCGAGGCCCGGCTCATCCCCGTGGTGCCGCGCATCACGGCGGAGATCGAGGCCATGGCCGGCGGCGCCGGCACGGAGCTGTCGCGCGGCGGCATGAAGACCAAGATCGAGGCGGGCAAGATTGCCACCACGGCGGGCGCGCATATGGTGATCGCGTCCGGCAAGGTGAAGAACCCGATCCGCGCCATCGAGACCGGGGCGCGCTGCACCTGGTTCCTCGCCCCCGCGAACCCGGTGGCCTCGCGCAAGCGCTGGATCGCCGGCGCGCTGGAACCGCGCGGCGTGCTGCATCTCGACGCCGGCGCGGTGGCGGCGCTGCGCCGGGGCTCCTCGCTGCTGCCGGCGGGGGTGACGCGGATTGAGGGCACGTTCTCGCGTGGCGACGCGGTGGTGCTGCGCGGGCCGGACGGGGCGGAAGTCGGCCGCGGGCTGGTGGCCTATGACCACGACCACGCCGAACGGCTCAAGGGCCGCTCATCGGACGAGATCGCCGGGATCACGGGGTTCGAGGGCCGCACCGCGATGGTGCACCGGGATGATCTGGTGCTGGGGGGTGGGTGA
- a CDS encoding extracellular solute-binding protein: MTKKTEPTNSSIETLLAARSFTRRVLFKGALAAGTMVAAGPYLVRDAFSSSGELNLLNWADELPEPVIPEFTKKTGIKVNSTPFSQNEEQINKLQATEGEGFDLCAPTRDRAPQFKELGVLAPYDLSKLKLDQVLPAMMEGSTSVWTWDGGLYHVPHCWGSEAIAWRTDLATLEYPTLSYGTLWAPEFKGKMQGRPHSLLLGIGLWWDKTGKLPSNRMLDAFKDEATMKKIYDPILAFAIENKAQVKQFWDSADNTKSGFMENGCVIGQTWDGPPLSLKKDGKPVNYMAPQEGAITWIDGWSMTKAAKNTAQAYEFINFIHTPEISAMVANGSGYNPVVKGADAFLTEVAKKNFAEAYPGNALDNLWSRPPEPSWYAELRTQYAEKFKAA; this comes from the coding sequence GTGACGAAGAAGACAGAGCCGACCAATTCGTCGATCGAGACGCTGCTCGCCGCCCGCAGCTTCACCCGCCGCGTGCTGTTCAAGGGCGCGCTCGCGGCCGGCACCATGGTGGCCGCCGGGCCCTATCTGGTGCGCGACGCCTTCTCCTCCTCCGGCGAGCTGAACCTGCTCAACTGGGCGGACGAACTGCCCGAGCCGGTGATCCCGGAATTCACCAAGAAGACCGGCATCAAGGTCAACTCCACCCCGTTCTCGCAGAATGAGGAGCAGATCAACAAGCTGCAGGCCACCGAGGGCGAGGGCTTCGACCTGTGCGCGCCGACGCGCGACCGTGCGCCCCAGTTCAAGGAACTCGGCGTGCTCGCCCCCTATGACCTCTCCAAGCTGAAGCTCGACCAGGTGCTGCCGGCGATGATGGAAGGCTCCACCAGCGTGTGGACCTGGGATGGCGGGCTCTACCATGTGCCGCATTGCTGGGGCTCGGAGGCGATCGCCTGGCGCACCGACCTCGCCACGCTGGAATACCCGACGCTGAGCTACGGCACGCTGTGGGCGCCGGAGTTCAAGGGCAAGATGCAGGGCCGCCCGCACTCGCTGCTGCTCGGCATCGGCCTGTGGTGGGACAAGACCGGCAAGCTGCCCTCCAACCGCATGCTCGACGCCTTCAAGGACGAGGCGACGATGAAGAAGATCTACGACCCCATCCTCGCCTTCGCCATCGAGAACAAGGCGCAGGTCAAGCAGTTCTGGGATTCCGCCGACAACACCAAGTCCGGCTTCATGGAAAATGGCTGCGTCATCGGCCAGACCTGGGACGGCCCGCCGCTGTCGCTGAAGAAGGACGGCAAGCCGGTGAACTACATGGCCCCGCAGGAAGGCGCCATTACCTGGATCGACGGCTGGTCGATGACCAAGGCGGCCAAGAACACGGCGCAGGCTTATGAGTTCATCAACTTCATCCACACGCCCGAGATATCGGCCATGGTCGCCAATGGCTCGGGCTACAACCCGGTCGTGAAGGGCGCCGATGCCTTCCTGACCGAAGTCGCCAAGAAGAACTTCGCCGAGGCCTATCCCGGCAACGCGCTCGACAATCTGTGGAGCCGTCCGCCGGAGCCGTCCTGGTACGCCGAGCTGCGCACCCAGTATGCCGAGAAGTTCAAGGCGGCGTGA